In one window of Paraflavitalea soli DNA:
- a CDS encoding OsmC family protein — MTSTVVYEGNLRTVCTHLKSGTKIITDPPTDNQGKGESFSPTDMLATSLGACMLTIMGIKARDLEVDLVDTKIEVEKIMAADPRRVSGINLTFHFPETLVLEEKIKTILERAAHTCPVMYSIHPDIVVNVTFNWNPATIDLKV; from the coding sequence ATGACCTCTACAGTTGTTTACGAAGGAAACCTGAGAACGGTTTGTACACATTTAAAATCAGGTACTAAAATAATCACAGATCCGCCAACGGACAACCAGGGCAAGGGGGAAAGCTTTTCTCCAACGGACATGCTGGCTACTTCGCTGGGGGCCTGCATGCTGACGATCATGGGTATTAAAGCCCGGGACCTGGAGGTTGACCTGGTGGATACAAAGATCGAGGTAGAAAAGATCATGGCAGCTGATCCACGCCGTGTAAGTGGCATAAATTTAACATTCCATTTTCCGGAAACGCTGGTATTGGAAGAAAAGATAAAAACGATCCTGGAACGCGCCGCTCATACCTGCCCGGTAATGTATAGCATCCATCCGGACATTGTGGTGAATGTAACGTTCAACTGGAATCCGGCGACCATCGACCTGAAGGTTTAA
- a CDS encoding DUF2851 family protein yields the protein MTERLLQFIWQFQYFNNKHLQLPGGESFDIVHPGLLNANQGPDFLAARIKMGDALIIGPVELHIKTSGWYKHAHQFDHHYDKVILHVVWEDDMDSSQSPIPVLSLRDRVSKLLLQQYEDWMNNRWFIACEQQITQVSDITWLSWNERLLVERLQRKSAIVCELLQQNNQHWEETFWWLLARNFGIKVNAEAFEAVARSIPLTVLGKHKNRLLQLEALLLGQAGLLEKDYEDGYARQLKEAYQFYQAKYKLQKGPNTTLFLRMRPASFPTIRLAQLAMLIHSSGHLFSKIKEIISVKDVKSLLDVTASAYWDQHYTFDKISPAKPKKQGDSMINNIIINTVVPVLFAYGYLRQEQEYKDRALKWMEETAAEKNTIIQGFAQCGIKSRNAFESQALLELKNRYCDPKRCLDCAVGNGLLKGSSKQ from the coding sequence ATGACCGAACGGCTACTCCAGTTTATCTGGCAATTCCAGTATTTCAACAACAAGCACCTGCAGCTCCCCGGAGGGGAATCTTTCGACATCGTACATCCCGGCCTGTTAAATGCCAACCAGGGGCCCGATTTCCTGGCTGCCAGAATTAAGATGGGCGATGCCCTCATTATTGGCCCCGTTGAACTGCACATCAAAACCTCCGGCTGGTACAAACACGCCCATCAGTTCGATCACCATTACGACAAGGTAATCCTGCATGTAGTATGGGAAGACGATATGGATAGTTCCCAAAGCCCCATACCCGTATTGTCCCTGCGCGACCGCGTATCGAAGTTATTGCTGCAGCAATACGAAGACTGGATGAACAACCGCTGGTTCATTGCCTGCGAACAACAAATTACACAGGTGTCCGACATTACCTGGCTTTCCTGGAATGAACGTTTACTGGTGGAAAGGCTGCAGCGGAAATCGGCTATCGTGTGTGAATTACTGCAGCAGAATAACCAGCACTGGGAAGAGACTTTCTGGTGGCTGCTGGCCCGCAACTTTGGTATAAAAGTCAATGCAGAGGCTTTTGAGGCCGTGGCCCGGAGTATTCCACTCACCGTACTGGGCAAACACAAGAATCGACTATTACAACTGGAAGCATTGTTACTGGGGCAGGCAGGATTACTGGAGAAGGACTATGAAGACGGTTATGCCCGGCAGTTAAAAGAAGCTTATCAGTTCTACCAGGCCAAGTACAAACTCCAAAAGGGTCCAAATACCACTCTCTTCCTTAGAATGAGGCCGGCGTCTTTTCCCACCATCAGGCTGGCCCAGTTGGCGATGCTTATTCATAGTTCAGGTCATTTGTTCTCAAAAATTAAAGAAATCATTTCAGTAAAGGATGTTAAAAGCCTGCTGGATGTTACTGCCAGCGCCTATTGGGACCAACATTATACTTTTGATAAGATTTCGCCGGCAAAGCCTAAAAAACAGGGGGATAGCATGATCAACAATATCATCATCAATACCGTGGTGCCGGTTCTTTTTGCCTATGGTTATCTGCGGCAGGAGCAGGAGTACAAAGACCGGGCTTTGAAATGGATGGAAGAAACGGCGGCTGAAAAGAATACGATCATACAGGGATTTGCCCAATGTGGTATTAAAAGCCGGAATGCTTTTGAATCCCAGGCACTCCTCGAATTAAAGAATAGATATTGCGATCCTAAACGATGCCTTGATTGTGCAGTAGGGAATGGGCTGTTGAAGGGAAGTAGCAAACAGTAA
- a CDS encoding Maf family nucleotide pyrophosphatase has protein sequence MASQRVVLASQSPRRKQLLEWAEIPFDIIVRSTDETYPPGLPTDAIPVHIARQKALAVQHCDEYRLYKANATIVAADTVVVLDSKIIGKPTDREDAIDILSALSGKKHLVITGVVILHEGEEIAFADTTEVWFHPITTGEIAFYVDKYRPFDKAGAYAIQEWIGVTGIKRINGDFYNVMGLPVSRVVQALKTLG, from the coding sequence ATGGCTAGTCAACGCGTAGTATTGGCTTCACAGAGCCCCCGACGGAAACAATTGCTGGAATGGGCCGAGATCCCTTTTGATATCATCGTGCGCTCTACCGATGAAACTTATCCGCCCGGCCTGCCCACCGATGCCATTCCCGTTCATATAGCTCGTCAGAAAGCCCTGGCAGTACAACACTGCGATGAATACAGGCTGTACAAAGCCAATGCTACTATTGTGGCTGCCGATACCGTGGTGGTGCTCGACAGCAAGATCATTGGCAAGCCCACCGACCGTGAAGATGCCATCGACATCCTGAGCGCCCTCTCCGGCAAGAAACACCTGGTGATCACCGGTGTGGTTATCCTGCATGAGGGAGAAGAGATCGCTTTTGCCGATACTACTGAAGTATGGTTCCATCCCATTACTACCGGTGAAATTGCCTTCTACGTCGATAAATACCGTCCCTTTGATAAGGCCGGGGCCTACGCCATCCAGGAATGGATAGGGGTAACCGGTATTAAACGCATCAACGGCGATTTCTACAACGTGATGGGCCTGCCTGTCAGCAGGGTAGTACAGGCGCTGAAGACCCTTGGGTAG
- a CDS encoding geranylgeranylglycerol-phosphate geranylgeranyltransferase: MKLLVAFLRLVRTLNLVFIAFTQLLFLYCIVIPVFQQANMPLIIPISQIVILVVASVLIAAGGYIINDYFDLNIDQVNKPGKLVVEKHIKRRWAIVWHFVLSTAGILLSAWVAWKTRIWWLAPANVCCVIALWFYSTTFKRKLLSGNIIISLLTAWTVMVVGFMVHYKVIKTPGLSGLVQASKIMRITFLYAGFAFIISLIREVIKDIEDMAGDAKYGCRTMPIVWGVNVSKVFTGTWIVVLVAALFIVQAYVLTFEWWGSALYCVLLIIIPLLYILRKLYTAQSSREFHVLSNWVKLVMLTGIVSMIFFKIYFA; this comes from the coding sequence ATGAAACTACTGGTAGCATTTTTAAGGCTGGTAAGAACATTGAACCTGGTGTTTATTGCATTCACCCAGTTATTATTCCTGTATTGCATAGTGATCCCTGTATTTCAGCAGGCCAATATGCCCCTGATCATTCCCATCTCTCAGATTGTGATCCTGGTGGTGGCTTCTGTATTGATCGCTGCCGGCGGTTATATCATCAATGATTATTTTGACCTCAATATTGACCAGGTAAACAAACCGGGCAAGCTGGTGGTAGAAAAGCACATCAAGCGGCGCTGGGCCATTGTATGGCATTTTGTATTATCAACAGCAGGCATTCTGCTTAGTGCCTGGGTAGCCTGGAAGACCCGGATATGGTGGTTGGCTCCTGCCAATGTATGTTGCGTAATAGCACTGTGGTTTTACTCCACTACTTTTAAGCGAAAGCTCCTGAGCGGCAATATTATTATTTCCCTGCTTACGGCCTGGACAGTGATGGTAGTAGGCTTTATGGTCCACTATAAAGTGATCAAAACGCCCGGCCTGTCTGGCCTGGTACAGGCTTCCAAGATCATGCGCATTACCTTCCTGTATGCCGGCTTTGCCTTTATCATTTCCCTCATCAGGGAGGTGATCAAGGATATTGAGGACATGGCAGGCGATGCCAAATACGGATGCCGCACCATGCCCATCGTTTGGGGGGTGAATGTATCCAAGGTATTCACCGGCACCTGGATCGTGGTACTGGTAGCCGCTCTGTTCATTGTGCAGGCCTATGTGCTCACTTTTGAGTGGTGGGGATCGGCGCTGTATTGTGTTTTACTCATCATTATCCCGCTATTATATATATTGCGTAAGCTATATACCGCTCAATCCAGCCGGGAGTTCCATGTCCTGAGCAACTGGGTCAAGCTGGTGATGCTTACGGGCATCGTGTCGATGATCTTCTTTAAAATCTATTTTGCATAA
- a CDS encoding KdsC family phosphatase, whose amino-acid sequence MSILDRFKQITTFIFDMDGVLTDGTVYVLDGGQYRRMSIKDGFALQLAVKKGYRIAVISGSTSDPAVERLHKLGIQDVFMGVKDKKARLNEYLQQHKLQYAEVLMMGDDIPDYDVMQTVGLACAPADAVSEIKEMAHYISLYPGGLGCVRDVIEKVLKLNDHWDLHTNTTSS is encoded by the coding sequence ATGAGTATTTTAGACCGGTTTAAGCAGATCACTACGTTTATATTTGATATGGATGGCGTACTCACCGACGGTACCGTATATGTGCTGGATGGTGGTCAATACCGCCGGATGAGCATTAAAGATGGCTTTGCCCTCCAACTGGCTGTCAAGAAAGGATACCGGATAGCAGTTATCTCCGGCAGCACCAGCGACCCTGCTGTAGAAAGGCTCCACAAACTGGGTATACAAGATGTGTTTATGGGCGTAAAGGATAAAAAAGCCCGTTTGAACGAGTACCTGCAGCAGCACAAGCTGCAGTATGCCGAAGTGTTGATGATGGGAGATGATATTCCCGACTACGATGTGATGCAAACGGTAGGGCTGGCCTGCGCTCCGGCCGATGCCGTCAGTGAAATAAAGGAAATGGCCCACTATATCTCCCTCTACCCGGGTGGTCTGGGTTGTGTACGCGATGTGATCGAAAAAGTACTGAAACTGAATGATCACTGGGACTTGCATACGAATACTACCAGCTCTTAG
- a CDS encoding carboxy terminal-processing peptidase encodes MTKVLSYMVKRKNLPVVLIILGAGLFLAFRTLGIVGGNKPPDTKYDKILHSVGEMLEENHYSPKKIDDNFSKEVFKKFLTNRYVDESKNILLQSDIHQLKKFETTIDNEILGEPVQFVPAVSEIVKKRILETELVYKDILSKPFDFTKDESANFNTDELDFPKNEAERKEAWRKRLKSLVLDRYADLLEARDKNKGKDSVKAKTDAELEKDARDRVLKIMDRLYERLKVKVSDDDRFNEFVKTITESMDPHTTFFPPVDKRYFDEQMSGTFFGIGASLLDGEGGIKIATLITGSPAWKSGEIAVGDLIQKVGQGSAEPVDLAGFFVEDAVKLIRGKQGTEVRLTLKKTDGSIKVVTLIRDKIVQDETFARSAIVNTVSGKIGFIYLPEFYADFDNPKGPRCAEDVRKEIIKLKEQKVDGIVMDLRNNGGGSLYDVVQMVGFFIEGGPVVQVKDRDSKDPMVYYDRDKTLLYDGPLAVMVNEFSASASEIFAAAIQDYDRGIIIGSTTTYGKGTVQRNIGLDKNLGMLNPNSDLGTVKLTLQKFYRINGGSTQLRGVSSDIPLPDLAEYSKLREKDNPDALPWDEIKKADYSRWKYGLDLAPIKKASDDRLKSNDAFTKIRANAEWLSKLNDKITPLNLKKFQEEQRQLKAVGKEIDSINKSAKELDVEAMPEDLKKFEYDTGKSERFKQWIKTLRSSDIYLGEAVNVINDMIVQKNLVYNTNGNPRKN; translated from the coding sequence ATGACTAAAGTATTAAGTTATATGGTTAAAAGAAAGAATCTACCCGTAGTGTTGATTATCCTGGGTGCCGGTTTGTTTCTGGCCTTCCGTACCCTCGGAATTGTAGGAGGCAATAAACCACCCGATACAAAATATGACAAGATCCTGCATTCTGTAGGTGAAATGCTCGAAGAAAACCATTACAGTCCTAAAAAGATCGATGATAATTTCTCCAAAGAGGTCTTTAAAAAATTCCTCACCAACCGTTATGTCGACGAAAGCAAGAACATCCTGCTGCAGTCAGACATACACCAGTTGAAGAAATTTGAAACCACCATCGACAATGAGATACTGGGAGAGCCGGTGCAGTTTGTACCTGCCGTTTCTGAGATCGTGAAAAAGCGTATCCTCGAAACGGAGCTGGTCTACAAAGACATACTGAGCAAGCCCTTCGATTTTACCAAAGATGAATCGGCCAACTTCAACACCGATGAACTGGATTTCCCCAAAAATGAAGCAGAACGTAAAGAGGCCTGGCGCAAAAGGCTGAAGTCTTTGGTGCTCGACCGTTATGCCGACCTGCTGGAAGCCCGTGATAAGAACAAAGGCAAAGACAGTGTGAAAGCGAAAACAGATGCCGAGCTGGAAAAAGATGCCCGCGATCGTGTACTGAAGATCATGGACAGGTTGTACGAGCGTCTCAAAGTAAAGGTGTCTGATGATGACCGCTTCAATGAATTTGTAAAGACCATCACCGAGTCGATGGATCCCCATACCACCTTTTTTCCTCCTGTTGACAAACGTTATTTCGATGAGCAAATGAGCGGTACCTTTTTTGGTATCGGCGCCTCCCTGCTGGATGGCGAAGGCGGTATCAAGATCGCAACCCTTATCACCGGCAGCCCTGCCTGGAAGTCGGGCGAAATAGCCGTGGGTGATCTGATACAGAAAGTAGGACAGGGATCTGCCGAACCGGTAGACCTGGCTGGTTTCTTTGTAGAAGATGCTGTGAAACTGATCCGTGGCAAACAAGGTACAGAAGTACGCCTGACATTGAAAAAGACGGATGGTTCCATTAAAGTGGTGACCCTTATCCGTGATAAGATCGTGCAGGATGAAACTTTTGCCCGCAGCGCGATCGTTAATACCGTGAGCGGTAAGATCGGATTTATATACCTGCCGGAATTCTATGCCGATTTTGACAATCCCAAAGGTCCCCGTTGTGCGGAAGATGTGCGCAAGGAGATCATAAAGCTGAAAGAACAGAAAGTAGATGGTATCGTAATGGACCTGCGCAACAATGGCGGCGGTTCACTCTACGATGTGGTGCAAATGGTGGGCTTCTTTATTGAAGGTGGCCCCGTAGTACAGGTGAAAGACCGCGATAGCAAAGACCCCATGGTGTATTATGACCGTGATAAAACCTTGTTGTACGATGGTCCCCTGGCGGTAATGGTCAATGAGTTCAGTGCTTCTGCCTCTGAAATATTTGCCGCTGCTATCCAGGATTACGACCGTGGTATCATCATCGGTAGCACCACTACCTATGGTAAAGGAACGGTGCAACGTAACATTGGCCTCGATAAAAACCTGGGTATGCTCAATCCCAATAGCGACCTGGGTACTGTAAAACTGACCCTCCAGAAGTTTTACCGCATCAATGGCGGTTCTACCCAGCTGCGTGGTGTAAGTTCTGATATTCCATTGCCCGATCTGGCTGAGTATTCCAAGCTGCGTGAAAAAGACAATCCCGATGCATTGCCCTGGGATGAGATCAAGAAAGCTGATTACAGCCGCTGGAAATATGGCCTCGACCTCGCGCCTATCAAAAAAGCCAGTGATGACCGTCTGAAGAGCAATGATGCTTTTACTAAAATAAGGGCCAACGCCGAGTGGTTGAGCAAACTGAATGATAAGATCACTCCTCTCAACCTGAAGAAATTCCAGGAAGAGCAAAGGCAGTTGAAAGCTGTAGGCAAAGAAATTGATTCGATCAATAAATCTGCCAAGGAACTGGATGTGGAAGCCATGCCGGAAGACCTGAAGAAGTTTGAATATGATACCGGTAAATCAGAACGCTTTAAGCAATGGATCAAAACCCTGCGCAGCAGTGATATTTACCTGGGCGAAGCCGTGAATGTGATCAATGATATGATCGTTCAAAAGAACCTGGTATATAATACCAACGGTAATCCCCGCAAGAATTAA
- a CDS encoding DUF445 domain-containing protein has product MSPWWLMIPILSAFLGWLTIQLFVKLFFGFVFPRKRQQWTVQLAKTVSTELFSFADLETKITSPESLQKIMPQVEVHIDDFLRKGLPKSFPMISAFIGERTINQLKEIFLKELETIFPLVMKGYVKNLQEDLNLEQMVIDKVTAIPTDKIQVSVYQAIGSDLNKAALLAALLGLLIGLVQLGIVLATVSF; this is encoded by the coding sequence ATGAGCCCCTGGTGGTTAATGATCCCCATACTGTCTGCATTTTTAGGTTGGTTAACGATCCAGCTTTTCGTAAAACTGTTCTTTGGCTTCGTTTTCCCCCGCAAACGCCAGCAATGGACGGTACAACTGGCCAAAACGGTGAGCACAGAGTTGTTTTCCTTTGCCGACCTGGAAACGAAGATCACCAGCCCGGAAAGTCTGCAAAAGATCATGCCGCAGGTAGAAGTACATATTGACGATTTCCTGCGCAAAGGACTGCCTAAATCTTTCCCGATGATCAGCGCCTTTATCGGCGAGCGCACCATCAACCAGTTGAAGGAGATCTTCCTGAAAGAACTGGAAACGATCTTCCCCCTTGTTATGAAAGGATATGTTAAAAATCTCCAGGAAGACCTCAACCTGGAGCAAATGGTCATCGATAAAGTAACTGCTATTCCAACTGATAAGATACAAGTATCTGTCTATCAGGCTATAGGTTCCGACCTCAACAAAGCAGCGCTGCTGGCGGCTCTGCTGGGATTGCTTATTGGACTTGTTCAGTTGGGTATAGTGCTGGCCACGGTGTCCTTTTAA
- a CDS encoding outer membrane beta-barrel family protein, producing MRSFLLFLVCAALYSHSMAQFPGGGAPGGGRPGGGGGVPSIGHFYGRIVDGKTNKGVEAASVQLIQSKMDVTTKKPKDTIIGGMLTRGNGDFSLENLPIFGQFRLKITAIGYKTIEQKVAFELKFGQGDMSQAMNAVDKDLGNFKLEQDAQVMEAVTVTGSKPLIEMGIDRKIFNVEKNITSAGGTAVDVMRNVPSLNVDIDGNVTLRNAAPQIFVDGRPTTLTLDQIPADAIQSVEMITNPSAKYDASGGQAGILNIVLKKNRKAGYNGSIRAGIDSRAKINAGGDLNIRQGKLNVFANAMYNQRKSKGWGWSDQLNTLTKPNTFQHQDNDQVNNGSFAFGRFGLDYFVDNRNTLSISQSIVRGTFKNNNQENYNIDTAGNFYETQYRNTLGEFEFRNYGTQLSFKHLFAKAGKEWTADVNYNLSKNENNSNVMFRSFDDKDQTNPKGPEQLQSTLGNGENKFIVAQTDFVNPITETMKWEAGLRAQIRKSESSQLISTNGSANVGLSNNFEYTDYVYAGYATFSQKIKDKWSYQLGLRAESSNYDGKQIGKDNYSNSFPISLFPSVFLTRSFENKQDIQVNYSRRVNRPNFFQLMPNYDISNKLSYSTGNPDLVPEFTHSLELSYQKTYGKNNNTFLATVFGKYTTNLISRYQSWQKVENDSAFVSTWINASDAYAAGLELVFRNNWTKWWDMNFSTNVYYSKINGDNVTKQLTNERTSWSAKVNNTFKIAKGWSIQLSGDYISKSALPVSTSNGGGGGGRGGMGGGGGFMGAAPSSVQGFIDANYGADLGLRKEFMIKKNTATISVNWNDIFRTRRYYAFSESLGFTQTDWRRRDPQIVRVNFSYRFGKFDIGLFKRKNMKGESEGMQNGMQGMGQ from the coding sequence ATGAGAAGTTTTCTGCTATTTCTTGTTTGTGCAGCTTTGTATAGCCATAGCATGGCCCAGTTTCCCGGAGGCGGAGCGCCCGGTGGCGGCCGGCCCGGCGGCGGTGGCGGAGTGCCCAGTATTGGCCACTTTTACGGCCGTATTGTGGACGGAAAGACCAATAAAGGGGTGGAAGCGGCCTCTGTGCAGCTGATCCAATCCAAAATGGATGTTACAACCAAAAAACCAAAGGATACTATTATAGGTGGTATGCTTACCCGCGGCAATGGCGACTTTAGCCTGGAGAACCTGCCCATCTTTGGCCAGTTCCGCCTGAAGATCACCGCCATTGGTTATAAAACCATCGAGCAAAAGGTAGCATTTGAACTGAAGTTTGGCCAGGGCGATATGAGCCAGGCTATGAATGCCGTAGATAAGGACCTGGGCAATTTCAAACTGGAGCAGGATGCACAGGTGATGGAAGCAGTGACGGTAACGGGCTCCAAACCCTTGATCGAAATGGGCATTGACCGCAAGATCTTCAACGTAGAAAAGAATATTACTTCCGCCGGCGGTACAGCCGTAGATGTAATGCGTAATGTGCCTTCTCTCAATGTTGATATCGATGGCAATGTGACCTTGCGCAATGCAGCTCCTCAAATATTTGTAGACGGACGCCCCACTACCCTCACGCTGGACCAGATCCCGGCGGATGCCATTCAAAGTGTGGAGATGATCACCAACCCTTCGGCCAAGTATGACGCCAGTGGTGGTCAGGCGGGTATCCTCAACATCGTATTGAAAAAGAACCGCAAAGCGGGTTATAACGGCAGCATCCGCGCCGGTATTGACTCCCGTGCGAAGATCAATGCCGGTGGCGACCTCAACATACGCCAGGGCAAGCTCAACGTATTTGCCAATGCCATGTACAACCAGCGTAAATCAAAAGGCTGGGGTTGGTCGGACCAATTGAATACCTTGACCAAACCCAACACTTTCCAACACCAGGATAATGACCAGGTGAACAATGGTTCTTTTGCCTTTGGCCGCTTTGGGCTGGATTATTTCGTAGACAACCGCAACACGTTGTCTATCTCGCAATCTATCGTACGTGGTACCTTTAAGAACAACAACCAGGAGAATTACAATATTGACACTGCCGGCAATTTTTATGAAACCCAATACCGCAATACATTGGGTGAATTTGAGTTCCGCAACTACGGTACGCAGCTGAGCTTTAAGCACCTCTTTGCCAAAGCGGGTAAAGAATGGACAGCGGATGTGAATTATAACCTGAGTAAGAATGAGAACAATAGCAACGTCATGTTCCGTTCTTTTGATGATAAAGATCAAACAAATCCCAAAGGACCAGAGCAATTGCAAAGCACGCTTGGCAATGGTGAGAACAAATTTATTGTAGCGCAAACAGACTTTGTAAACCCCATCACCGAGACCATGAAATGGGAAGCGGGCCTGCGTGCACAGATCCGCAAATCTGAAAGCTCTCAGCTCATCTCTACCAATGGTAGCGCCAATGTGGGCCTGAGCAACAATTTTGAGTACACGGATTATGTATATGCCGGTTATGCTACTTTCTCTCAAAAGATAAAGGACAAGTGGAGCTACCAACTGGGTCTGCGTGCAGAAAGCTCTAATTATGATGGCAAGCAAATCGGAAAAGACAACTATTCCAACAGCTTTCCCATCAGCTTATTCCCCAGCGTATTCTTAACACGTTCGTTTGAGAATAAGCAGGATATCCAGGTAAACTATTCCCGCAGGGTAAACCGGCCCAACTTCTTCCAGTTGATGCCCAACTATGATATCTCCAACAAACTGAGTTATTCAACTGGTAACCCCGACCTGGTGCCAGAGTTTACGCATTCGCTGGAGTTGTCTTACCAAAAGACCTATGGTAAGAACAACAACACTTTCCTGGCTACTGTATTTGGTAAGTACACAACCAACCTGATCTCCCGTTACCAAAGCTGGCAGAAAGTAGAAAATGATTCGGCTTTTGTATCTACCTGGATCAATGCTTCTGATGCGTATGCTGCCGGCCTTGAACTGGTGTTCCGCAACAACTGGACCAAGTGGTGGGATATGAACTTCAGCACCAACGTATATTATTCCAAGATCAACGGAGATAATGTGACCAAACAATTGACGAATGAGCGTACAAGTTGGTCGGCCAAAGTAAACAACACGTTCAAGATCGCTAAAGGCTGGAGCATCCAGCTGAGCGGTGACTATATTTCCAAGAGCGCATTGCCTGTAAGCACCAGCAATGGCGGCGGCGGCGGTGGTCGTGGTGGTATGGGCGGCGGTGGCGGCTTCATGGGCGCTGCACCTTCTTCAGTACAAGGGTTTATCGATGCCAACTATGGCGCCGATCTGGGCCTTAGAAAAGAGTTCATGATCAAGAAGAATACTGCTACCATTTCAGTTAACTGGAATGATATCTTCCGTACACGCCGTTACTATGCCTTCTCTGAATCCCTCGGCTTTACACAAACGGATTGGAGAAGAAGGGACCCACAGATCGTGCGGGTGAACTTCAGCTACCGTTTTGGTAAGTTTGATATCGGCCTGTTCAAACGCAAGAACATGAAGGGCGAATCAGAAGGTATGCAGAACGGTATGCAGGGTATGGGTCAATAA